One region of Erwinia tracheiphila genomic DNA includes:
- the radA gene encoding DNA repair protein RadA, giving the protein MAKAVKRAFVCNECGADYPRWQGQCSACHAWNTITEVRLVASPAVARNERLSGYAGSAGTSRVQKLSEVSLDALPRFSTGFKEFDRVLGGGVVPGSAILIGGNPGAGKSTLLLQTLCKMAEGMKTLYVTGEESLQQVAMRAHRLGLPAENLNMLSETSIEQICLIAEQEQPKLMVIDSIQVMHMADIQSSPGSVAQVRETAAYLTRFAKTRGVAIVMVGHVTKDGSLAGPKVLEHCIDCSVLLDGDADSRFRTLRSHKNRFGAVNELGVFAMTEHGLREVSNPSAIFLSRGDEITSGSSVMVLWEGTRPLLVEIQALVDHSMMGNPRRVAVGLEQNRLAILLAVLHRHGGLQMADQDVFVNVVGGVKVSETSADLALMLSMVSSLRDRPLPEDLVVFGEVGLAGEIRPVPSGQERISEAAKHGFRRAIVPAANVPKKMPENMKVYGVKKLADALAVLEEL; this is encoded by the coding sequence TTGGCCAAAGCGGTAAAACGCGCCTTCGTATGTAACGAATGTGGCGCAGATTATCCCCGCTGGCAGGGGCAGTGCAGCGCCTGCCATGCCTGGAACACCATCACCGAGGTGCGGCTGGTGGCATCGCCCGCCGTGGCACGCAACGAGCGGCTTTCCGGCTATGCCGGTAGCGCTGGCACCAGCCGGGTACAGAAGCTTTCAGAAGTCAGTCTGGACGCCTTGCCGCGCTTTTCTACGGGGTTTAAAGAGTTTGACCGCGTGCTGGGTGGCGGCGTGGTGCCGGGGAGTGCGATTCTGATTGGTGGCAATCCCGGCGCGGGGAAAAGTACCCTGCTGCTACAAACCCTGTGCAAGATGGCAGAGGGAATGAAAACCCTCTATGTCACCGGTGAGGAATCACTGCAGCAGGTGGCGATGCGTGCGCATCGACTGGGGCTGCCAGCGGAAAATCTGAATATGCTGTCGGAAACCAGCATTGAACAGATTTGCCTGATTGCGGAGCAGGAACAGCCTAAGTTGATGGTGATCGACTCCATCCAGGTAATGCACATGGCTGATATCCAGTCCTCCCCGGGAAGCGTGGCGCAGGTGCGGGAGACGGCGGCGTATCTGACCCGCTTTGCCAAAACACGCGGCGTTGCTATTGTGATGGTGGGGCATGTAACGAAAGACGGTTCCCTCGCCGGGCCAAAGGTGCTGGAGCATTGTATCGACTGTTCGGTTCTTCTGGATGGTGATGCCGACTCCCGTTTTCGCACGTTGCGTAGTCATAAAAACCGTTTTGGTGCGGTAAACGAGCTGGGTGTATTTGCCATGACGGAACATGGGCTGCGCGAAGTCAGTAACCCCTCCGCCATTTTTCTTAGCCGGGGGGATGAGATCACTTCCGGCAGTTCAGTGATGGTGCTGTGGGAAGGTACCCGGCCGCTGTTGGTGGAGATTCAGGCGCTGGTTGACCACTCAATGATGGGCAATCCGCGGCGTGTGGCGGTAGGGCTGGAGCAGAATCGCCTGGCAATTTTACTGGCGGTGCTGCATCGTCATGGCGGCTTGCAAATGGCCGACCAGGATGTTTTTGTCAATGTGGTCGGTGGGGTGAAGGTCAGCGAAACCAGCGCCGATCTGGCGCTGATGCTGTCGATGGTTTCCAGCCTGCGCGATCGCCCTTTGCCAGAGGATTTGGTGGTGTTTGGTGAGGTCGGGCTGGCTGGCGAAATCCGTCCGGTGCCCAGCGGCCAGGAGCGAATTTCCGAAGCCGCAAAGCATGGTTTCCGCCGGGCAATTGTCCCTGCCGCCAATGTACCGAAGAAAATGCCGGAAAATATGAAGGTCTATGGGGTAAAAAAGCTAGCGGATGCGCTGGCTGTCCTTGAAGAACTGTGA
- a CDS encoding YtjB family periplasmic protein, whose amino-acid sequence MTKTKLKFRLHRTVIVLICLALLVVLMQGASWFSPGHQVVHSGQVEELARTLTRQVAFSLTPLMENSDDNRQKIEDILTQLTHDSRILDAAVYDDNGALIAHRGETINVRDRLALDGQRAGSYFNHQMIQPLNSLDSPPRGFLRITLDTHVLATESRQVDNTTNILRLMMLLAMAIGIILSRTLLRNHRSRWQQSPFLLTANKPVKEDSDDTVADKVEKS is encoded by the coding sequence ATGACAAAGACCAAACTTAAATTTCGTCTGCACCGCACGGTAATCGTGTTAATCTGTCTCGCGTTACTGGTGGTATTGATGCAGGGTGCCTCCTGGTTCAGCCCTGGGCATCAGGTGGTCCACTCCGGGCAGGTGGAAGAACTGGCGCGCACCCTGACCCGCCAGGTGGCCTTCAGCCTGACACCGCTGATGGAAAACAGCGATGATAACCGCCAGAAAATTGAAGACATCCTGACCCAGCTTACCCACGACAGCCGAATTCTTGATGCCGCCGTTTATGATGACAACGGTGCCTTGATAGCGCATCGCGGCGAGACCATTAACGTGCGGGATCGGCTGGCGCTGGATGGACAACGTGCCGGCAGCTACTTTAACCACCAGATGATTCAGCCCCTTAACAGCCTGGATAGCCCTCCGCGCGGCTTTCTGCGCATCACGCTGGACACCCACGTTCTGGCTACGGAATCCCGCCAGGTGGATAACACCACCAACATTCTACGCCTGATGATGTTGCTGGCGATGGCAATTGGTATCATCCTCAGCCGCACGCTGCTGCGCAACCACCGCTCTCGCTGGCAGCAGTCACCTTTCCTGCTGACCGCTAACAAGCCAGTGAAGGAAGACAGCGACGATACCGTAGCCGACAAAGTTGAAAAATCGTAA
- the ettA gene encoding energy-dependent translational throttle protein EttA, with protein sequence MAQFVYSMHRVGKVVPPKRHILKNISLSFFPGAKIGVLGLNGAGKSTLLRIMAGIDKDIEGEARPQPGIKIGYLPQEPQLNMGHTVRESVEEALAEVVGALKRLDEVYALYTEEDADFDKLAAEQSRLEEIIQAHDGHNLNTQLERAADALRLPDWDAKIANLSGGERRRVALCRLLLEKPDMLLLDEPTNHLDAESVAWLERFLHDFEGTVVAITHDRYFLDNVAGWILELDRGEGIPWEGNYSSWLEQKDARLAQEASSEAARRKSIEKELEWVRQGTKGRQSKGKARLARFEELNNTDYQKRNETNELFIPPGPRLGDKVLEVSKLRKSYGDRVLIDDLSFSVPKGAIVGIIGPNGAGKSTLFRMMSGQEQPDSGSIVLGDTVKLASVDQFRDSMDNSKTVWEEVSGGQDIMRIGTTEMPSRAYVGRFNFKGVDQGKRVGELSGGERGRLHLAKLLQVGGNMLLLDEPTNDLDIETLRALENALLEFPGCAMVISHDRWFLDRIATHILDYQDEGKIEFFEGNFTEYEEYKKRTLGAEALEPKRIKYKRMIK encoded by the coding sequence GTGGCTCAATTCGTCTACAGCATGCATCGCGTCGGCAAAGTAGTTCCGCCGAAGCGCCATATCCTGAAAAATATCTCCCTGAGCTTTTTTCCCGGTGCCAAAATTGGCGTGCTGGGTCTTAACGGCGCAGGTAAATCCACCCTGCTGCGCATCATGGCCGGTATCGACAAGGACATAGAAGGGGAAGCGCGTCCTCAACCCGGTATCAAAATCGGCTATCTGCCGCAGGAACCGCAGCTAAATATGGGTCACACCGTCCGCGAGTCGGTGGAAGAAGCGCTGGCCGAGGTGGTTGGCGCACTAAAGCGTCTGGATGAAGTCTATGCGCTCTACACGGAAGAAGACGCTGACTTTGACAAGCTCGCAGCCGAGCAGAGCAGACTGGAAGAGATTATCCAGGCCCATGACGGGCATAATCTCAACACGCAGCTGGAACGAGCGGCTGATGCACTACGCCTGCCGGACTGGGATGCGAAAATCGCCAATCTGTCCGGTGGTGAACGTCGCCGCGTGGCGCTGTGTCGCCTGCTGCTGGAAAAACCCGATATGCTGCTGCTTGACGAGCCGACCAACCACCTGGATGCTGAATCCGTCGCGTGGCTGGAACGCTTCCTGCACGATTTTGAAGGTACCGTGGTTGCCATCACCCATGACCGTTATTTCCTTGATAATGTGGCGGGCTGGATCCTGGAACTGGACCGTGGTGAAGGTATCCCGTGGGAAGGTAATTACTCTTCGTGGCTGGAGCAGAAAGATGCCCGTCTGGCACAGGAGGCCTCTTCGGAAGCTGCTCGCCGCAAGTCCATCGAGAAAGAGCTGGAGTGGGTGCGACAGGGGACCAAAGGGCGCCAGTCTAAAGGTAAAGCCCGCCTGGCACGCTTTGAAGAGCTGAACAACACCGATTATCAGAAACGGAACGAAACCAACGAACTGTTTATTCCACCGGGTCCCCGTCTGGGCGATAAGGTGTTGGAAGTCAGTAAGTTGCGTAAGTCCTATGGTGACCGCGTGTTGATCGACGATCTCTCCTTCTCAGTACCGAAAGGGGCGATTGTTGGCATTATCGGTCCTAACGGTGCGGGTAAATCCACGCTGTTTCGTATGATGTCTGGCCAGGAACAGCCTGATTCCGGTTCAATCGTGCTGGGTGATACGGTGAAGCTGGCTTCGGTCGATCAGTTCCGCGACAGCATGGATAATTCGAAAACCGTATGGGAAGAGGTCTCCGGTGGGCAGGACATCATGCGTATCGGCACCACTGAAATGCCGAGCCGTGCCTACGTGGGACGCTTTAACTTTAAAGGCGTTGACCAGGGCAAACGCGTGGGTGAACTGTCTGGTGGTGAGCGTGGCCGTCTGCATCTGGCTAAACTGTTGCAGGTTGGCGGTAACATGCTGCTACTGGATGAACCCACCAACGATCTGGACATTGAAACCCTGCGCGCACTGGAAAATGCCCTGCTGGAATTCCCCGGCTGTGCAATGGTTATCTCGCATGACCGCTGGTTCCTTGACCGTATTGCAACACATATTCTTGATTATCAGGATGAAGGGAAGATCGAATTCTTCGAAGGCAACTTCACCGAATACGAAGAATATAAAAAACGGACATTGGGTGCTGAAGCGCTGGAGCCAAAACGTATTAAGTACAAGAGAATGATTAAATAA
- the serB gene encoding phosphoserine phosphatase yields the protein MPISLTWYDLPADISQWPVFPLSLSGDEVMPLDYRASHTGWLLYGRGLNKSRLTALQHQLGAALVIVSAWQIEDYPVVRLAGSLTPKATRLAHDAGLDVAPLGHIPHLKTPGLLVMDMDSTAIEIECIDEIARLAGSGAQVAEVTERAMRGELDFTASLLERVATLKEADAGILKQVRDQLPLMPGLVSLVQQLLALGWHVAIASGGFTYFAEYLRDSLHLSAIVANELEIRDGKLTGKVLGDIVDAQYKADTLRKLARHFDIAPEQTIAIGDGANDLLMIEAAALGIAYHARPKVNEKSDVMIRHADLMGVLCILSGSLIHEER from the coding sequence ATGCCTATTAGTCTGACCTGGTATGATTTGCCTGCCGATATTTCACAGTGGCCGGTTTTTCCTCTTTCTCTCAGTGGTGATGAAGTGATGCCGCTGGACTACCGCGCTAGTCATACGGGCTGGCTTTTGTATGGGCGCGGACTGAATAAAAGCCGTCTTACGGCACTTCAGCACCAGTTGGGTGCCGCGCTGGTGATTGTCAGTGCCTGGCAAATTGAGGATTACCCTGTGGTTCGGCTGGCGGGTTCCCTGACACCGAAGGCAACCCGACTGGCGCATGACGCCGGGCTTGACGTAGCGCCGTTAGGCCATATTCCCCATCTGAAAACGCCAGGGCTGCTGGTGATGGATATGGACTCGACCGCCATTGAAATTGAATGTATTGATGAGATTGCCCGACTGGCGGGCAGTGGGGCGCAGGTGGCGGAGGTCACCGAACGGGCAATGCGCGGCGAACTTGATTTTACCGCCAGCCTGCTTGAGCGCGTGGCCACGCTAAAAGAGGCCGATGCCGGTATTCTCAAGCAGGTGCGTGACCAGCTGCCACTGATGCCAGGCCTGGTCTCGCTGGTGCAGCAACTCCTTGCGCTGGGCTGGCATGTGGCGATTGCTTCCGGTGGCTTTACTTATTTTGCTGAATACCTGCGTGACAGCCTGCATTTGTCTGCGATAGTTGCCAACGAGCTGGAAATTCGCGATGGCAAACTGACCGGAAAGGTGCTGGGTGATATTGTCGATGCGCAATATAAAGCCGATACCTTGCGAAAGCTGGCCAGACACTTTGACATCGCCCCGGAGCAAACCATCGCCATTGGCGACGGTGCTAACGATCTGTTGATGATCGAGGCTGCTGCACTGGGGATTGCCTACCATGCTAGGCCGAAGGTCAATGAAAAATCTGACGTGATGATTCGCCATGCTGACCTGATGGGTGTGCTGTGCATCCTGAGCGGCAGCTTGATCCACGAAGAGCGTTAA
- the nadR gene encoding multifunctional transcriptional regulator/nicotinamide-nucleotide adenylyltransferase/ribosylnicotinamide kinase NadR, with product MSSFDYLKTAIRQQGCTLQQVADASGMTKGYLSRLLNAKINSPSAKKLEALHRFLGLEFPRREKNIGVVFGKFYPLHTGHIYLIQRACSQVDELHIIMGYDELRDRKLFENSAMSQQPTVSDRLRWLLQTFKYQKNIRIHSFNEEGMEPYPHGWDVWSRGITDFMANHGIVPNRVYTSEESDAPQYQQHLAIETVLIDPKRSFMNISGTLIRQDPFRYWEYIPTEVKPFFVRTVAILGGESSGKSTLVNKLANIFNTTSAWEYGRDYVFSHLGGDEMALQYSDYDKIALGQAQYIDFAVKYANKVAFIDTDFVTTQAFCKKYEGREHPFVQALIDEYRFDLVILVENNVPWVADGLRSLGSTVDRKEFQALLVSMLQANNIAYQHVQQDNYDQRFLRCVELVKEMLGA from the coding sequence ATGTCGTCTTTTGATTATCTGAAAACCGCGATTCGTCAGCAGGGCTGCACGTTGCAGCAGGTGGCTGATGCCAGCGGTATGACTAAAGGCTATCTCAGCCGGCTGCTGAATGCCAAAATTAACAGCCCCAGCGCTAAAAAACTGGAAGCGCTGCACCGTTTTCTTGGGCTGGAGTTTCCACGCCGGGAGAAAAACATTGGCGTGGTTTTTGGCAAATTTTATCCGTTGCACACTGGCCATATTTATCTGATCCAGCGTGCCTGTAGTCAGGTCGATGAGCTGCATATCATTATGGGCTACGACGAGTTGCGCGACCGGAAGCTGTTTGAAAACAGCGCCATGTCGCAGCAGCCAACGGTCAGTGACCGCCTGCGATGGCTGCTACAGACCTTTAAATATCAGAAGAATATTCGTATCCATTCCTTTAACGAAGAAGGGATGGAGCCGTATCCACACGGCTGGGATGTCTGGAGTCGCGGCATCACCGACTTTATGGCAAATCACGGTATCGTGCCCAACCGTGTTTATACCAGTGAAGAATCGGATGCGCCGCAGTATCAGCAGCACCTTGCTATTGAGACGGTGCTAATCGATCCTAAACGCTCGTTTATGAATATCAGCGGTACGTTAATTCGTCAGGACCCTTTTCGCTACTGGGAATACATTCCAACTGAAGTGAAGCCGTTTTTTGTGCGCACGGTGGCGATTCTGGGCGGCGAATCAAGCGGCAAGTCCACGCTGGTGAATAAGCTGGCAAACATTTTTAATACTACCAGCGCGTGGGAGTATGGCCGCGATTATGTCTTTTCCCATCTCGGAGGGGATGAGATGGCGCTGCAATATTCCGACTACGATAAAATCGCGCTTGGTCAGGCGCAATATATTGATTTTGCAGTGAAGTATGCCAACAAAGTGGCATTTATTGATACCGATTTCGTCACCACGCAGGCCTTCTGCAAAAAATATGAAGGCCGTGAGCACCCCTTTGTTCAGGCCCTGATCGACGAGTATCGGTTTGATCTGGTGATCCTTGTTGAGAATAATGTGCCCTGGGTGGCTGACGGCCTGCGCAGTCTTGGCAGTACAGTGGATCGTAAAGAGTTTCAGGCGCTGCTGGTTTCTATGCTGCAGGCAAATAACATTGCCTATCAGCACGTTCAACAGGATAACTACGATCAGCGTTTTTTGCGCTGCGTCGAACTGGTGAAAGAGATGCTGGGGGCGTAA